From Candidatus Woesearchaeota archaeon, one genomic window encodes:
- the hisH gene encoding imidazole glycerol phosphate synthase subunit HisH, translating to MRSHYAVKEEKNNLDPGKKTISVIDYGLGNLKSVISGFQRIGHKVAVASTPEEILNAESIVLPGVGAFEDGMKGLRERNLIDALHKYVNSGKPLLGICLGTQLLMSESEEFGLNKGLDIIKGRVVQFKDPSQVNEKNYRVPHIGWNSLILPKKKKWSSTILSKTQENSEVYFVHSFIVVPNDKEHVLATTEYGGQEFCSLLKKGNIYGCQFHPEKSGEIGSKMLEVFGSLGGA from the coding sequence GTGAGATCGCATTATGCTGTTAAAGAAGAAAAAAATAATTTAGATCCTGGAAAAAAAACAATTTCCGTTATTGATTATGGGCTGGGAAATTTAAAGAGTGTCATAAGCGGCTTTCAGAGGATTGGCCACAAAGTGGCTGTTGCAAGCACTCCAGAAGAAATCTTAAATGCTGAGAGCATTGTGCTTCCTGGAGTTGGAGCTTTTGAAGACGGAATGAAGGGGCTAAGAGAAAGAAACTTAATTGATGCGCTGCACAAATATGTAAATTCAGGCAAGCCTCTCCTCGGAATATGCCTTGGAACGCAGCTTCTTATGAGCGAGAGCGAAGAATTCGGGCTTAATAAAGGGCTGGACATCATCAAAGGAAGAGTTGTTCAATTCAAAGACCCATCGCAAGTTAATGAAAAAAATTACAGGGTGCCGCATATTGGCTGGAACTCTCTAATATTACCGAAGAAAAAGAAATGGAGCAGCACAATACTTTCAAAAACCCAGGAAAATTCTGAAGTTTATTTTGTGCATTCGTTCATAGTGGTTCCTAACGACAAAGAGCATGTTCTGGCAACCACTGAATATGGCGGGCAGGAATTCTGCTCATTGCTCAAAAAAGGAAATATTTATGGCTGCCAGTTCCATCCTGAAAAAAGCGGCGAAATAGGATCAAAAATGCTTGAAGTTTTTGGCAGTTTAGGAGGTGCATAA
- a CDS encoding acylneuraminate cytidylyltransferase family protein produces the protein MHFKILAIIPARGGSKRIPGKNIKLLAGKPLIAYSIEAAKKSKLVNRIIVSTDDAQIAEVSKKYGSEIIERPANLAQDYTPTLPVMTHVLDVLEEREQYKPDFIILLQPTCPLRNEEDINNVIKLMADGADSAQTFCKTVQHPAYMATIKNGTATPIDKKGYATRSQDLPEIYAKNGAVYGVTYGLLMNKKTLYGKNNRAAIMPIERSVEIDELSEFKLAEFYLKEK, from the coding sequence ATGCACTTCAAAATTTTAGCCATAATCCCTGCAAGGGGCGGATCAAAAAGAATCCCCGGGAAAAACATAAAGCTTTTGGCAGGCAAGCCCCTGATTGCTTACAGCATAGAGGCTGCGAAAAAGTCCAAGCTAGTAAATAGAATCATTGTTTCTACAGATGATGCTCAAATTGCTGAAGTTTCAAAAAAATATGGATCAGAAATCATAGAAAGGCCTGCAAATCTTGCACAGGACTATACTCCAACATTGCCTGTAATGACCCATGTCTTGGATGTTTTAGAGGAGAGAGAGCAATATAAGCCGGATTTCATAATATTGCTTCAGCCAACCTGCCCGCTAAGAAATGAAGAAGATATAAACAATGTAATAAAGCTGATGGCAGATGGCGCAGATTCTGCGCAGACATTCTGCAAAACAGTCCAGCATCCTGCGTATATGGCAACAATCAAAAACGGAACAGCAACCCCAATTGACAAGAAAGGCTATGCAACAAGAAGCCAGGATCTGCCGGAAATTTACGCAAAAAACGGAGCAGTTTATGGTGTAACTTATGGTCTTTTGATGAACAAAAAAACATTATATGGCAAAAACAACAGGGCAGCTATAATGCCTATTGAAAGATCAGTTGAGATTGATGAGCTGTCTGAGTTTAAATTAGCTGAATTTTATTTAAAAGAAAAATAA
- a CDS encoding radical SAM protein, whose amino-acid sequence MSSIMGAQKPAEKAANKFKKIYEMEQFKNPFSHDLASFPFILDLEATNCCNLDCIMCWRQIMKRKTGIMPFATFKKIADEAAKEGCKGIRLIRFGEPLLNKNIFEMIKYAKSKNLLIHMTTNGLLLDDEKIKKILDSKLDSIIFSFQGTNKEEYEKIRNNKNYNLLESNVKKLAELRKKLNLDHPHIQVTTTILDETEDQIKEFYSKWSKIADNVDHWYTAFLGLENVERIKPLMERQKISKHLHEREKMRGFRCTEAMTKLSIDWNGDVTACCQDFNGALSVGNLNKNTLKEIWNGEKMAILRHILSQEGGRAKIPFCSKLCTSKF is encoded by the coding sequence ATGTCGTCAATAATGGGGGCTCAAAAACCAGCGGAAAAAGCAGCAAATAAGTTCAAAAAAATCTATGAAATGGAGCAGTTCAAAAACCCTTTTTCTCATGATTTGGCCAGTTTTCCTTTCATTCTTGATCTTGAAGCAACTAACTGCTGCAATCTGGACTGCATCATGTGCTGGCGGCAGATAATGAAAAGAAAAACAGGCATAATGCCTTTTGCAACGTTTAAAAAAATAGCTGATGAAGCTGCAAAAGAGGGCTGCAAGGGAATAAGATTAATAAGATTCGGAGAGCCATTGCTGAACAAAAACATTTTTGAAATGATAAAATATGCAAAAAGCAAAAACTTGCTAATCCACATGACAACAAACGGCCTGCTTCTTGATGATGAAAAAATAAAAAAGATTCTTGATTCAAAACTAGACAGCATTATCTTCTCTTTTCAGGGGACAAACAAGGAAGAGTATGAAAAGATAAGGAACAACAAGAATTATAATCTTCTCGAAAGCAATGTAAAAAAGCTGGCTGAACTAAGAAAAAAACTAAATCTCGATCATCCCCATATACAAGTCACAACAACGATATTGGATGAAACTGAAGACCAGATAAAGGAATTTTACAGCAAATGGAGCAAAATAGCTGATAATGTTGATCACTGGTATACTGCATTTCTCGGATTGGAAAATGTAGAAAGAATAAAACCATTAATGGAAAGGCAGAAAATTTCAAAGCATTTGCATGAAAGGGAAAAAATGCGTGGATTCAGGTGCACAGAAGCGATGACTAAATTGAGCATTGATTGGAACGGCGATGTTACAGCATGCTGCCAGGATTTCAACGGCGCATTATCAGTCGGAAACTTAAATAAGAACACGCTAAAAGAAATCTGGAATGGGGAGAAAATGGCAATTCTGAGACATATACTTTCGCAGGAAGGAGGGCGGGCAAAAATACCTTTTTGCAGCAAACTATGCACTTCAAAATTTTAG
- a CDS encoding radical SAM protein, with translation MKVLLINPPIREEAPPNCFPLGLAYVARVLLDNGHEVSVLDINAHRYKFEQLPEEIKKYDFDVAGITGLITQYKYIKRLTILLKKMYPDKKAIIGGNIASTVPKLLLEKSLADIMAIGEGEVTAVELINALEKNKDLSKVDGIAFKKDGKIVFTKPRQVIEDIDTIPFPAWDLFPLNIYFKYSVTGYTQERNMNLLTSRGCPFHCTFCYDTFGKKTRFRSPENVIAELKELKRRYGITKLDLYDETFTVHKQRAMEICKRMIDEKLNMKWDCSGRVNCIDEELLIMMKKAGVTHILYGIESGSQRMLNEMKKGVLVEQAKKAIRSTRKVGIEFIPTLMIGFPSESKETIEESVNFFKEMGIFSEAFYPTPHPGAPLYDYALQRGLIKDEDKYLESLTHFGRLVVNLTNMPDEKLMRLRNSAVRRIFISYILKNMHRVPYQIIYRIRIMGLKGFISHLNSYFRRFISVTN, from the coding sequence ATGAAAGTTCTTTTAATAAATCCGCCAATACGGGAAGAAGCGCCGCCTAATTGCTTTCCTCTCGGCCTTGCTTATGTAGCTAGAGTTCTGTTGGACAATGGACACGAAGTTTCTGTTTTAGACATTAATGCGCACAGATATAAGTTTGAGCAGCTTCCTGAAGAAATAAAAAAATATGACTTTGATGTTGCCGGAATAACCGGGCTTATAACACAATACAAGTATATCAAGAGGCTTACAATCTTATTGAAGAAGATGTATCCTGACAAAAAGGCGATTATTGGGGGCAATATTGCCTCTACTGTTCCAAAACTGCTTCTTGAAAAGAGCTTGGCTGACATAATGGCTATTGGGGAAGGCGAGGTTACAGCTGTCGAACTCATTAATGCATTGGAGAAAAACAAGGACCTCTCAAAAGTGGATGGCATTGCATTTAAAAAAGACGGAAAAATTGTTTTTACAAAACCAAGGCAGGTGATAGAAGATATTGACACAATCCCTTTTCCGGCTTGGGATCTTTTCCCTTTAAACATTTATTTCAAATATTCTGTAACAGGCTATACGCAGGAAAGAAACATGAACCTTCTTACAAGCAGGGGATGCCCTTTCCATTGCACATTCTGCTATGATACTTTTGGCAAGAAAACAAGGTTCAGAAGCCCTGAAAATGTCATTGCTGAGCTTAAGGAATTGAAAAGAAGATATGGCATAACGAAATTAGACCTGTATGATGAAACTTTTACAGTCCATAAGCAAAGGGCAATGGAGATCTGCAAAAGAATGATTGATGAAAAGCTTAATATGAAGTGGGACTGCAGCGGAAGAGTCAACTGCATTGATGAAGAATTGTTGATAATGATGAAAAAGGCAGGCGTTACGCATATATTATATGGAATTGAGTCAGGAAGCCAAAGGATGCTGAACGAAATGAAAAAAGGAGTTCTGGTAGAGCAGGCGAAAAAAGCAATAAGATCCACAAGAAAAGTAGGAATTGAATTTATACCTACACTCATGATCGGCTTCCCAAGCGAAAGCAAGGAAACAATAGAAGAATCTGTGAACTTCTTTAAAGAGATGGGTATCTTCAGCGAAGCATTCTATCCAACTCCGCATCCCGGAGCTCCTCTTTATGATTATGCATTGCAGAGAGGATTGATCAAGGATGAAGACAAATATCTTGAAAGCTTAACTCACTTTGGAAGATTGGTTGTTAATCTGACAAATATGCCTGATGAGAAATTAATGAGGCTGAGAAATTCAGCAGTCAGGAGGATTTTCATATCATATATATTAAAAAATATGCACAGGGTGCCATACCAGATCATATACAGAATCAGAATAATGGGTTTGAAAGGGTTCATATCGCATCTAAATAGTTATTTTAGAAGATTTATAAGTGTGACAAATTAA
- a CDS encoding helix-turn-helix domain-containing protein, which yields MNTETLISLGLSRREAEVYYSLLQVNDALASEISEKTHESRTNTYDTISSLIKKGLVSYVFKNNRKYFMATSPKKLLEWMDLRKEEIEKERETVEKLIPELIKLRLPKEKKVIVEVYEGKEGLRTVFKETIESSKETKKEFLIFGAIAGHLRELDPIYHERYYKEREKYKIKTRYIFIDGEKHPIAPYSRYKYLPKIYKSFVATAIHGDEVSFWLLTKPEIVILVKSKELAETYRSNFEVLWKIAKS from the coding sequence ATGAATACAGAAACCCTGATTTCATTAGGACTTTCAAGAAGAGAGGCAGAAGTATATTACAGCCTTCTGCAAGTAAATGATGCTCTCGCCTCAGAAATTTCTGAAAAAACTCATGAATCCAGGACAAATACCTATGATACAATCAGTTCACTAATAAAAAAGGGACTGGTCAGCTACGTCTTTAAGAATAACCGAAAATACTTTATGGCTACAAGCCCCAAAAAACTTTTAGAGTGGATGGATTTAAGAAAAGAAGAAATAGAAAAAGAAAGAGAGACTGTTGAGAAATTAATCCCAGAATTGATAAAATTAAGATTGCCCAAAGAAAAAAAAGTCATAGTTGAAGTTTATGAAGGCAAGGAAGGGCTTAGAACTGTTTTCAAAGAAACTATAGAATCATCAAAAGAGACTAAAAAAGAATTTCTTATATTTGGCGCAATTGCCGGGCATTTAAGAGAGCTGGATCCAATTTATCATGAGAGATATTACAAAGAAAGAGAGAAATATAAGATCAAAACAAGATATATTTTTATTGACGGAGAAAAGCACCCTATTGCCCCATATTCCCGATATAAATATCTGCCAAAAATATATAAGAGTTTTGTTGCAACTGCGATTCATGGCGATGAAGTATCATTTTGGTTGCTAACAAAACCAGAGATAGTTATTTTAGTTAAGAGCAAAGAATTGGCAGAAACATACAGGAGTAATTTTGAAGTTCTATGGAAAATCGCTAAGTCTTAA
- a CDS encoding cobalamin-dependent protein (Presence of a B(12) (cobalamin)-binding domain implies dependence on cobalamin itself, in one of its several forms, or in some unusual lineages, dependence on a cobalamin-like analog.), translating into MIKKQTEVILAQPSGEEWQPGSTRGHSTSDAYELALLNQALEDAGIRSDYIVQRPIGTNKEFYQGTKRITPAAPSLEILASDILKRQPKVVGLEVMSCYEANARELARMIKERNPNIKIVVGGYHPSGYPEILNDANGAVDFAVLGAGEKALTFLVQSILTGKNPLEGRSLRVLPKLGDPRRRTAINQSAYAVINNGRIQLVERLEADLIASFGDLNIPKRKMEYQDGSVSGVLARITPDKQIMATMQTRRGCDAGCIYCASSNVYGTNGEKLFSGSNVRSSSNVVRELAYLSGLGVNFIFFTDPTFNEDGRYMGALAEGIIEAKKKGRVSQEMALYAMFRPFSKEQMAKRGLSLSQYSTLKKAGFTRIAFGVENPSDEVLKSFGRNNTLSDSEEHLSMIHDTGMFTRGFMMYGHEGETMESLSKYSEIMKNLHVDEWRLAPMTPFVGTSTGDAYLARQTSIDFSKHDANCPVIIPDAIRACYDHEGSYAEDEARAFLMNWKKSTLKSIYCSDEWKKRMNEKHRRFPELREGIEFYYRYLQENLGERFGN; encoded by the coding sequence ATGATCAAAAAACAAACCGAAGTAATACTAGCACAGCCATCTGGGGAAGAATGGCAGCCTGGCTCTACCAGAGGCCATAGCACTTCAGATGCCTATGAATTAGCTCTGCTTAATCAAGCATTAGAAGATGCAGGCATAAGATCAGATTACATCGTTCAAAGACCGATTGGAACAAATAAGGAATTTTATCAGGGAACAAAAAGAATAACTCCTGCAGCACCAAGCTTAGAAATTTTAGCAAGTGATATCCTAAAAAGACAGCCGAAAGTTGTAGGATTGGAAGTTATGAGTTGTTATGAAGCAAATGCTAGAGAACTTGCCAGAATGATAAAGGAGAGAAACCCAAATATAAAAATCGTTGTTGGAGGTTATCATCCTAGCGGTTATCCTGAAATATTAAATGATGCTAATGGAGCAGTTGATTTTGCAGTTCTTGGTGCAGGAGAAAAAGCACTGACATTTTTGGTTCAATCTATTTTAACAGGTAAAAATCCACTTGAAGGAAGATCACTAAGGGTTCTTCCTAAACTTGGAGACCCCCGAAGAAGAACTGCTATTAATCAAAGTGCTTATGCTGTAATTAATAATGGCAGGATTCAGTTAGTCGAGAGATTAGAGGCTGATTTAATTGCTTCTTTTGGTGACTTGAATATTCCTAAAAGAAAAATGGAATATCAAGATGGCTCAGTCTCTGGAGTTTTGGCAAGAATTACACCTGATAAACAGATTATGGCAACAATGCAAACTAGAAGGGGATGTGATGCAGGCTGCATCTATTGCGCCTCTTCAAATGTGTATGGCACAAATGGGGAAAAACTTTTTAGCGGCTCAAACGTTAGATCCTCTTCTAATGTGGTGAGAGAATTGGCATATCTTTCAGGTTTAGGCGTTAATTTCATCTTCTTTACAGATCCAACTTTTAATGAAGACGGAAGATACATGGGAGCACTTGCTGAAGGAATTATTGAAGCAAAGAAAAAAGGGCGAGTTTCCCAAGAGATGGCTCTTTATGCTATGTTTAGGCCATTCAGTAAAGAACAGATGGCAAAAAGAGGATTGTCTCTAAGCCAATATTCCACATTAAAGAAAGCAGGATTTACAAGAATTGCTTTTGGAGTTGAAAATCCGAGTGATGAAGTTTTAAAATCCTTTGGAAGAAACAACACCCTTTCCGATTCGGAGGAGCATTTGTCTATGATACACGATACTGGAATGTTCACCAGAGGATTTATGATGTATGGCCATGAAGGCGAAACAATGGAATCTTTATCAAAATATTCTGAAATAATGAAGAATCTTCATGTTGATGAATGGAGACTTGCTCCTATGACTCCCTTTGTAGGAACTTCAACAGGCGACGCTTATCTGGCTAGACAAACAAGTATTGATTTTAGCAAACATGATGCTAACTGCCCCGTTATTATTCCAGATGCTATAAGGGCTTGTTACGACCATGAAGGATCTTACGCAGAAGATGAAGCAAGAGCTTTCTTGATGAATTGGAAAAAATCAACCTTAAAATCTATTTATTGCAGTGATGAATGGAAAAAGAGAATGAACGAAAAGCACAGAAGATTTCCAGAACTAAGAGAAGGAATTGAATTTTATTACAGATATCTTCAAGAAAATCTTGGCGAAAGATTTGGAAACTAA
- a CDS encoding UDP-N-acetylglucosamine 2-epimerase: protein MKKTLIFLDSYAPDFNVENALIRKTYKFVTDSYFNFLYNAKILPWLKSNADEKQIKLVALDIKTYERLKQKKINPLLLKYELSSEEEINQDKAINKEGVDYARSLVNFDPEFKRVQEYDGLSLLDLEIFFSYRYITRLLKKIKFLSSFIKEQKKLGFDEIAVFNGSINSLLLQIAAKNNAMQFSDKSPAITKASSFIKKAMLPFAAKMMIPVSLKKIKAVKLRSKEKHTKKILVLTDVLRTIKLTAPWAKLVGRKKFDLLVIGLNESDRNAYEKENVNYKVFKNYCTEDSIKNINKKKKQLSSYFSKFNKNPILRSKIKYDDCGFSEALFELFTYFFKAGFIEVVYYIEILKNIYEIEKPDLVIVFGDITKFARTVALTCRAREIKTLLLQHGGVEDVPIFGKELITDKIALFGSRYKDVYLKMGIEQKRLIVVGNMLYDDLAKKIKAFDKNKIFNELELDKNKKLIAYMSVPELNESEQEALMAPLIEGVKKLKNVQLVIKLHPTEQDIDVHRKIIEKYGIKAKIIKDFDTYALIWASDVIITTYSTVGSETAIMGKPLVTLNYFDKTYIANYSGEGIAIPAMKNDVAEAIEKALYDNNARKKLKITQKRFIKGSCYRLDGKAGERVKKLIENMISS, encoded by the coding sequence ATGAAAAAAACACTAATCTTTTTGGATAGCTATGCGCCTGATTTCAATGTGGAGAATGCGCTTATAAGAAAAACTTACAAATTTGTTACAGATTCTTATTTTAATTTCCTGTACAATGCAAAAATATTGCCATGGCTGAAGTCAAATGCTGATGAAAAACAGATAAAGCTTGTTGCGCTTGATATAAAAACTTATGAAAGGCTAAAGCAAAAAAAAATAAATCCTTTATTGCTGAAATACGAGCTTAGTTCTGAAGAAGAAATAAATCAGGACAAGGCGATAAACAAGGAAGGAGTGGATTATGCGAGAAGCCTTGTTAATTTTGATCCTGAATTTAAAAGGGTCCAGGAATATGACGGGCTGTCACTTTTGGATCTTGAGATATTCTTTTCCTATAGATACATAACGCGATTGCTCAAAAAAATAAAGTTCCTGTCTTCATTCATCAAAGAGCAGAAAAAGCTCGGATTTGATGAAATTGCTGTTTTTAACGGCAGCATAAATTCCCTTTTATTGCAGATAGCTGCAAAAAACAACGCAATGCAGTTCTCTGACAAAAGCCCGGCAATAACAAAAGCTTCATCATTTATCAAAAAGGCAATGCTCCCTTTTGCGGCAAAGATGATGATTCCTGTTTCATTGAAGAAAATCAAGGCAGTTAAGCTGCGCAGCAAAGAAAAACACACAAAAAAAATTTTAGTGCTTACAGATGTTTTAAGGACCATAAAGCTTACAGCGCCATGGGCAAAGCTTGTTGGCAGGAAAAAGTTCGATCTGCTCGTAATCGGCTTAAATGAATCTGACAGAAATGCTTATGAAAAAGAAAATGTGAATTATAAGGTATTTAAAAATTACTGCACTGAAGATTCTATTAAAAACATAAATAAAAAGAAAAAACAGCTTAGCTCTTATTTTTCAAAATTCAATAAAAATCCTATTTTAAGAAGCAAGATTAAATATGACGATTGCGGTTTTTCAGAAGCTCTTTTTGAACTCTTCACCTATTTTTTTAAAGCAGGCTTTATAGAAGTTGTTTATTACATTGAAATATTGAAGAACATATATGAAATTGAAAAGCCCGATCTAGTCATTGTTTTTGGAGACATAACAAAGTTTGCGAGGACTGTTGCTCTGACATGCAGGGCAAGGGAAATAAAAACACTGTTATTGCAGCACGGCGGCGTAGAAGATGTTCCTATATTTGGAAAAGAATTAATTACCGATAAAATAGCATTGTTTGGAAGCCGCTATAAAGACGTTTACCTCAAAATGGGCATTGAGCAAAAAAGATTGATTGTTGTAGGAAATATGCTTTATGATGATCTGGCCAAAAAAATAAAAGCATTTGACAAAAACAAAATATTCAATGAGCTTGAGCTGGATAAAAATAAAAAATTAATTGCTTATATGAGTGTTCCCGAGCTTAACGAATCAGAGCAGGAAGCCTTAATGGCGCCTTTGATTGAAGGAGTTAAAAAGCTAAAAAATGTCCAGCTTGTCATAAAGCTGCATCCGACAGAACAGGATATTGATGTTCACAGAAAAATAATCGAAAAATACGGCATTAAGGCAAAAATCATAAAGGACTTTGATACATATGCGCTGATATGGGCATCAGATGTTATCATAACAACATACTCGACTGTTGGATCAGAAACAGCGATCATGGGCAAGCCGCTTGTTACATTGAATTATTTTGACAAAACATACATTGCAAATTATTCCGGAGAGGGCATTGCGATCCCTGCTATGAAAAATGATGTTGCAGAAGCTATAGAAAAGGCGCTTTATGATAACAACGCAAGAAAAAAACTGAAAATCACCCAGAAAAGATTCATCAAAGGATCCTGCTACAGGCTTGATGGGAAGGCTGGAGAAAGAGTTAAAAAGCTGATAGAAAACATGATAAGTTCTTAA
- a CDS encoding radical SAM protein, whose translation MMNYNKIKSLFVHFVFTRSFTFRRFFNLALIHFQKNITKNSCIIGYPYKLYIDPSSICNLHCPLCPAGQRREGRSRGVMKFETFKKIIDELSPYLYEISIHNWGEPLVNEDFFRMVKYAHDRKIKTVTSSNLNLLNEKKAEKIVRSGLDWLTVSIDGSSPETYSKYRIGGNFNKVIENIKRIQKKKKELKRSTPIVNWQFLVMRQNEHEIEKARKMAKELGIEISFDMMRADFGKEIMEDDKTRIKNAMKFLPLNEKYCRYDYEKMERKVKIKTCPFLWTQAAINWNGSVAPCCAVWEEKYDFGNINDQSFKKIWNSKIYRFSRELISKKGKIKNKEKIRTICANCLRYGFPD comes from the coding sequence ATGATGAATTATAATAAAATAAAAAGCCTGTTCGTGCATTTTGTCTTTACAAGAAGCTTTACATTCAGGAGATTTTTTAATTTGGCTTTAATTCATTTCCAAAAAAACATTACAAAAAACTCCTGCATTATCGGATATCCTTACAAGCTTTATATTGATCCTTCAAGCATCTGCAATCTGCATTGCCCGCTTTGTCCTGCTGGCCAGAGAAGAGAAGGCAGATCAAGGGGTGTAATGAAGTTTGAAACATTTAAAAAGATAATTGACGAGCTTTCTCCTTATCTGTATGAAATAAGCATCCACAACTGGGGTGAGCCTCTTGTGAATGAGGATTTTTTTAGAATGGTTAAATATGCCCATGACAGAAAAATAAAAACAGTGACAAGCAGCAACCTTAACCTGCTTAACGAAAAAAAAGCTGAGAAAATAGTGAGAAGCGGCCTTGACTGGCTCACTGTTTCAATTGACGGCTCAAGCCCTGAAACTTACAGCAAATACAGGATTGGCGGGAATTTCAATAAAGTTATTGAGAATATCAAACGCATACAAAAAAAGAAAAAAGAGCTAAAAAGAAGCACACCTATTGTCAACTGGCAGTTTCTCGTTATGAGGCAGAATGAGCATGAAATCGAGAAAGCCAGGAAAATGGCAAAAGAGCTAGGAATAGAGATAAGCTTTGATATGATGCGCGCGGATTTTGGGAAAGAGATAATGGAAGATGACAAAACAAGGATAAAAAATGCCATGAAATTTCTTCCATTAAACGAGAAATACTGCAGATATGATTATGAAAAAATGGAGAGGAAAGTAAAAATAAAAACATGCCCGTTTTTATGGACGCAGGCAGCAATCAACTGGAACGGATCAGTTGCGCCGTGCTGCGCTGTATGGGAGGAGAAATATGATTTCGGAAATATAAATGATCAAAGCTTTAAGAAAATATGGAACAGTAAAATTTACAGATTTTCACGGGAACTGATTTCAAAAAAAGGCAAGATAAAGAATAAAGAAAAAATAAGAACAATATGCGCAAACTGCCTGCGCTACGGATTTCCTGATTAA
- a CDS encoding radical SAM protein: MEVVLIYPCKRTEVDMGLWPPLGISYVAAVLEKNGHKTRIIDRGIINIKNSENIAVVNDVTKKTLEKEKPRIVGISATTALIPDAYETAKLVKKTLPGCTVILGGTHATILPLKTLEECREIDIVIRGEGEFTFLDIVKNKKLNEIKGISYRINKKIITNPAREPIEALDALPFPARHLLDMKFYTSIHNIVLRGVIVKATHIFTTRGCPYKCSFCAGSAAFGRKLRYHSVDYVIREIKHLISKYEVKGIYFAEDMFLSNRQRATELCNALIKEGLNKKIVWCAQVRVNSVDENILRLMKKAGCIQIEYGFESGSQKMLDIMKKHTTAEQNYAAAKLARKVGLRFLADIIVGIPGEEKEDFVKTTNLIRETKPDVIGFNIFIPLPGSELFDMLQSKGLINPDWGKFNVDNTTGKSHFGEMGNKEFLDMYDDFNDRFVRSWTAKSYLKYNLIHHPIGLIRKIFRMSLENPKNAFKVAGRVVG, translated from the coding sequence ATGGAAGTTGTCTTAATTTATCCCTGCAAAAGGACCGAAGTTGATATGGGGCTGTGGCCGCCTCTTGGCATCAGCTATGTAGCTGCTGTGCTGGAAAAGAACGGCCATAAGACGAGGATAATAGATAGGGGGATAATTAATATCAAAAACAGCGAAAACATTGCTGTTGTCAATGATGTTACAAAGAAGACTCTTGAAAAGGAAAAGCCAAGAATTGTCGGAATAAGCGCAACAACTGCATTGATCCCGGATGCCTATGAAACTGCAAAGCTTGTAAAAAAAACATTGCCTGGCTGCACAGTTATTCTTGGCGGAACGCATGCAACAATCCTTCCTTTAAAAACACTGGAAGAATGCAGGGAGATCGATATTGTCATAAGAGGAGAAGGTGAATTTACTTTTCTGGATATAGTTAAAAACAAAAAACTTAATGAAATAAAAGGAATCTCGTACAGAATAAATAAAAAAATCATAACAAACCCTGCAAGAGAACCAATTGAAGCTCTTGATGCACTTCCATTCCCGGCAAGGCATCTTTTAGACATGAAATTTTACACGAGCATACATAACATTGTCCTAAGAGGCGTTATTGTCAAAGCAACCCATATTTTCACAACAAGAGGCTGCCCATATAAATGCTCATTCTGCGCAGGATCAGCTGCATTTGGAAGAAAGCTCCGCTATCATTCTGTTGATTATGTAATAAGAGAAATAAAGCATTTAATTTCAAAATACGAAGTAAAAGGCATTTATTTTGCAGAAGACATGTTTTTGAGCAACAGGCAGAGGGCAACTGAGCTATGCAATGCTTTGATAAAAGAAGGCCTGAACAAAAAGATTGTATGGTGTGCTCAAGTAAGGGTTAATTCAGTTGATGAAAATATTTTAAGGCTTATGAAAAAAGCCGGCTGCATACAGATCGAATATGGTTTTGAATCAGGCAGCCAGAAAATGCTTGACATCATGAAGAAGCATACAACTGCAGAGCAGAACTATGCTGCTGCAAAGCTTGCAAGAAAGGTTGGCTTGAGATTTTTAGCTGACATCATTGTAGGAATTCCCGGCGAGGAAAAAGAGGATTTCGTAAAGACAACAAACTTAATACGGGAAACAAAGCCTGATGTAATTGGATTCAACATCTTTATTCCATTGCCAGGCAGCGAATTGTTTGATATGCTGCAAAGCAAAGGCCTTATAAACCCGGACTGGGGCAAATTTAATGTTGACAACACAACTGGAAAATCGCATTTTGGAGAGATGGGAAACAAGGAGTTTTTAGATATGTACGATGATTTTAATGACCGCTTTGTAAGGTCATGGACAGCAAAAAGCTATTTGAAGTATAACTTAATTCACCATCCAATTGGTCTGATAAGAAAAATATTCAGGATGAGCTTGGAAAATCCAAAGAATGCATTTAAAGTTGCAGGAAGAGTGGTTGGTTAA